A window from Microbacterium ginsengiterrae encodes these proteins:
- a CDS encoding riboflavin synthase, with translation MFTGIIEEIGEITTIAPSGDGWRLTVRAPKAARDAVHGESISVSGVCLTVVGSTSDSFDADVMKQTLDVSALATASVGTRVNIEKAMPVGARLGGHIVQGHVDGVGEVLEVRPGDQWSVLRIAIPADLAPLVVDKGSISIDGTSLTVSAVSEPSADQGWLEVSLIPETLAATTLGSRAVGDRVNLETDILARHVERLLAFRAVSEGGSR, from the coding sequence ATGTTCACCGGAATCATCGAGGAGATCGGCGAGATCACCACCATCGCACCATCCGGTGACGGCTGGCGGCTCACCGTCCGCGCACCGAAGGCGGCACGCGATGCCGTGCACGGCGAGTCCATCTCCGTCTCCGGCGTCTGCCTGACCGTCGTCGGGTCGACCTCGGACAGCTTCGATGCCGACGTGATGAAGCAGACCCTCGACGTGTCGGCACTGGCGACGGCATCCGTCGGCACCCGCGTGAACATCGAGAAGGCGATGCCGGTCGGCGCACGCCTGGGCGGTCACATCGTCCAGGGTCACGTCGACGGCGTCGGCGAGGTCCTCGAGGTCCGCCCCGGAGACCAGTGGTCTGTCCTGCGCATCGCGATCCCCGCCGACCTCGCGCCGCTCGTCGTCGACAAGGGGTCGATCTCCATCGACGGAACCTCCCTCACCGTCTCGGCCGTGAGCGAGCCCTCGGCCGACCAGGGATGGCTCGAGGTCTCCCTCATCCCCGAGACTCTCGCCGCCACGACCCTCGGCAGCCGCGCCGTCGGCGACCGCGTCAATCTTGAAACCGACATCCTCGCCCGCCATGTCGAGCGCCTCCTGGCGTTCCGGGCTGTCTCGGAAGGAGGCTCACGATGA